A genomic segment from Desulfurispirillum indicum S5 encodes:
- a CDS encoding helix-turn-helix domain-containing protein, whose translation MTEICKYLRVSNVNVYKWIDTHGIPAHRMGRFWKFKKSHVDAWVESGGAAEPGLGTEKP comes from the coding sequence ATAACTGAGATCTGCAAGTATCTTAGGGTAAGTAATGTCAATGTGTACAAGTGGATCGACACGCATGGCATTCCTGCGCACCGCATGGGACGCTTCTGGAAGTTCAAGAAAAGCCATGTGGATGCCTGGGTCGAATCTGGTGGCGCGGCGGAACCTGGACTGGGAACGGAAAAACCATGA